From Phragmites australis chromosome 5, lpPhrAust1.1, whole genome shotgun sequence, a single genomic window includes:
- the LOC133919753 gene encoding probable histidine kinase 6 — protein sequence MGKYGGVGRGWRGLPAAAAAWVLLAVACSAAMHWHLRWESMDRAEERLVSMCEERARMLQEQFGVTVNHVHALAILISTFHYEKLPSAIDQDTFAKYTGRTSFERPLLNGVAYAHRLFHHEREMFERQQGWIMNTMKRELAPPQDEYAPVIFSQDTVSYLARIDMMSGEEDRENILRSRATGKAVLTNPFRLLGSNHLGVVLTFAVYRPDLPADASVDQRVEATIGYLGGAFDVESLVENLLSKLAGNQDIVVNVYDVTNASEAMVLYGPPSSDDKVPLFHVSMLDFGDPFRRHEMRCRYRQKPPMPWSAISNPLGTFVIWMLLGYIICAARARYDKVSEDCRKMEELKTQAEAADVAKSQFLATVSHEIRTPMNGVLGMLDMLLGTDLTLTQKDYAQTAQMCGRALITLINDVLDRAKIEAGKLELETVPFDLRSLMDDVISLFSSKSREKTIELAVFVCDDVPKVVIGDPWRFRQILTNLVGNAVKFTDRGHVFVRVCLAENSNVEANQILNGTVNGKDGKVESTANGAFNTLSGFEAADRRNSWQYFKLLLSEKESLLDELEGEKSYRSDSDNVTLVISIEDTGVGIPLHAQDRVFTPFMQADSSTSRNYGGTGIGLSISKCLAELMGGQISFTSRPFVGSTFTFSVSLKRSTKDTSADSIRSLSEALPTAFKGMKAILIDGRPVRSAVTRYHLRRLGIIVQVVNNMSVGLKAFSGQNGVTNSREKASMLFIESDIWRPETDVQLLNSLWKHKNGQLSDVPKVVLLVTSEADKDKYGSTFDIVMCKPIRASTIASCIQQLLKVEVPERKENQNRPSFLGSLLVGKNILIVDDNKVNLRVAAAALKKYGANVRCVESGKDAVSLLQSPHCFDSCFMDVQMPEMDGFEATRQIRQMEMKANEERKNKLTSTEGSKLVEWHLPVLAMTADVIQATYEECIKSGMDGYVSKPFDEEQLYQAVSRLVVGTTESAV from the exons ATGGGGAAGTACGGCGGGGTGGGGAGGGGGTGGAGAGgcttgccggcggcggcggcggcatgggtGCTGCTGGCCGTGGCGTGCTCGGCGGCCATGCACTGGCACCTGCGGTGGGAGAGCATGGACCGCGCGGAGGAGCGGCTCGTCAGCATGTGCGAGGAGCGCGCCAGGATGCTGCAGGAGCAGTTCGGGGTCACCGTCAACCACGTCCACGCGCTCGCCATACTCATCTCCACATTCCACTACGAAAAGCTGCCCTCCGCCATCGACCAG GATACTTTTGCAAAGTACACGGGAAGGACATCATTTGAGCGGCCACTGCTGAACGGGGTGGCATACGCTCACCGCCTCTTCCATCATGAGAGGGAAATGTTTGAAAGACAGCAAGGATGGATAATGAATACGATGAAGCGGGAGCTTGCACCTCCCCAAGACGAATACGCCCCGGTGATTTTCTCGCAGGATACAGTTTCCTACCTTGCACGCATCGACATGATGTCTGGGGAG GAGGACCGAGAAAACATTTTGCGTTCTAGGGCTACTGGCAAAGCTGTGTTGACAAACCCATTTCGGTTGCTTGGGTCAAACCACTTGGGAGTAGTTCTCACTTTTGCTGTGTACCGCCCTGATCTACCTGCTGATGCATCAGTTGACCAACGTGTGGAAGCAACTATCGG ATATCTTGGTGGAGCCTTTGATGTGGAGTCGCTTGTGGAGAATTTGCTGAGTAAACTTGCTGGCAATCAGGATATCGTGGTGAATGTCTATGATGTCACAAATGCTTCAGAAGCTATGGTCTTATATGGACCTCCAAGTTCGGATGATAAAGTGCCCCTCTTCCATGTTAGCATGCTTGATTTTGGAGATCCGTTTAGGAGGCATGAAATGAGGTGCAG GTATAGACAAAAGCCTCCTATGCCGTGGTCTGCCATCAGTAATCCTTTGGGCACTTTCGTCATATGGATGCTTCTGGGCTATATCATTTGTGCTGCACGGGCTCGATATGATAAAGTGTCAGAAGATTGTAGAAAGATGGAAGAGCTCAAAACTCAGGCAGAAGCTGCTGATGTTGCAAAGTCTCAG TTCCTGGCGACTGTATCTCATGAGATCAGAACACCTATGAATGGCGTCCTTG GAATGCTGGATATGCTTTTGGGAACAGATCTGACTCTGACTCAGAAGGATTATGCTCAGACTGCTCAGATGTGTGGTAGAGCATTGATAACACTGATAAATGATGTCCTTGATCGAGCAAAGATTGAAGCTGGAAAGTTGGAGCTTGAAACGGTTCCTTTTGACCTGCGTTCTCTTATGGACGATGTTATTTCCTTGTTTTCTTCAAAGTCAAGGGAGAAAACCATCGAG CTTGCAGtatttgtatgtgatgatgttccAAAAGTTGTTATTGGAGATCCGTGGAGGTTTCGACAGATACTGACAAATTTAGTGGGCAATGCAGTCAAA TTCACAGACCGGGGTCATGTATTTGTGCGGGTCTGTTTGGCTGAGAACTCAAATGTGGAAGCTAATCAAATCCTAAATGGAACTGTGAATGGGAAAGATGGTAAAGTTGAATCGACGGCTAATGGTGCCTTCAATACTTTGAGTGGGTTTGAAGCAGCAGATAGACGGAATAGTTGGCAATATTTTAAGCTGCTCCTCTCTGAGAAGGAGTCGCTTTTGGATGAGCTTGAGGGTGAAAAATCTTATCGAAGTGATTCTGACAATGTTACCTTGGTGATAAGCATTGAGGATACTGGTGTTGGGATACCGCTGCATGCGCAAGATCGTGTTTTTACACCTTTCATGCAGGCTGATAGTTCAACTTCAAGGAACTATGGTGGTACTGGTATTGGTTTAAGCATCAGCAAGTGTCTAGCTGAACTTATGGGCGGGCAGATAAGTTTCACTAGCCGTCCTTTCGTTGGAAGTACATTCACATTCTCAGTTTCACTGAAGCGCTCAACCAAAGATACTTCAGCTGATTCAATTAGGAGCTTGTCCGAGGCACTGCCAACTGCTTTCAAGGGAATGAAGGCCATTTTGATAGATGGGAGACCCGTACGTAGTGCAGTCACAAGATATCACCTTAGGAGGTTGGGAATaattgttcaagttgtgaacAATATGAGTGTGGGACTAAAAGCTTTTTCTGGGCAAAATGGAGTAACCAATTCCAG GGAAAAGGCGTCCATGCTTTTTATTGAGAGTGACATCTGGAGGCCTGAGACAGATGTTCAGTTATTGAATAGTCTATGGAAGCACAAGAATGGTCAGTTATCTGATGTGCCCAAGGTAGTTCTTTTGGTCACCTCTGAAGCTGATAAGGACAAATATGGATCCACATTCGATATTGTGATGTGTAAGCCTATAAGGGCAAGCACAATTGCTTCATGTATTCAACAGTTGCTCAAAGTAGAGGTGCccgaaagaaaagaaaatcaaaatcgTCCCTCATTTCTTGGTAGCTTGCTGGTTGGGAAGAACATATTGATTGTAGATGACAATAAAGTTAATCTCAGAGTTGCTGCAGCCGCACTCAAGAAGTATGGTGCTAATGTTCGTTGTGTTGAAAGTGGCAAGGATGCTGTCAGCCTACTTCAATCACCACATTGCTTTGACTCATGTTTTATGGATGTTCAGATGCCAGAGATGGATGG GTTTGAGGCTACCAGACAAATAAGGCAAATGGAGATGAAAGCTAATGAGGAAAGGAAGAACAAATTGACTTCAACTGAAGGTTCAAAACTTGTTGAGTGGCATTTGCCTGTTCTGGCAATGACTGCTGATGTCATCCAGGCAACTTATGAAGAGTGCATAAAATCGGGAATGGATGGATATGTGTCAAAACCCTTCGACGAGGAGCAACTATACCAAGCAGTCTCCAGACTAGTGGTGGGAACAACCGAGTCGGCTGTTTGA